One window from the genome of Echinicola vietnamensis DSM 17526 encodes:
- a CDS encoding RNA polymerase sigma factor yields the protein MNLLDDTSLLKLINNPQTREKGYRMLVNHYQKRIYSIIRKMVIIHEDADDLVQNTFVKAFKNINNFKRDSSLFTWLYRIAINECLNFLEKKKKRNFFRLEDHEHKMAGYLDSTLHIEGDEIQLLLQKLLLKLPKKQRLVFNMKYFENLSYAQISEITKTSEGALKASYHHAVKKIENEINPD from the coding sequence ATGAATCTATTGGACGACACCTCACTACTAAAGCTAATCAACAACCCCCAAACTAGGGAAAAAGGGTATCGAATGCTTGTAAATCATTATCAAAAACGGATCTATAGTATCATTCGTAAAATGGTTATTATTCATGAAGATGCCGATGACCTTGTCCAAAACACATTTGTCAAAGCCTTCAAAAACATTAATAACTTTAAAAGAGATTCAAGCCTATTTACCTGGCTGTACAGAATTGCTATTAATGAATGTCTCAATTTTCTTGAAAAAAAGAAAAAGCGAAATTTCTTCCGTCTAGAAGACCATGAACATAAAATGGCTGGATACTTAGATAGCACATTACATATTGAGGGGGATGAAATACAGTTATTGCTACAAAAGCTTCTTTTAAAATTACCCAAAAAGCAACGATTAGTATTCAATATGAAGTATTTTGAAAACTTGAGCTATGCGCAAATCAGTGAAATCACAAAAACTTCAGAAGGTGCTCTCAAAGCAAGTTATCATCATGCAGTAAAAAAGATTGAAAATGAAATCAATCCAGACTAA
- a CDS encoding universal stress protein: protein MYQIKKLIVCLDLSEMDVTLVKFASFIAQINHTKKIYFTNVIRNLQMPKDILQEFPNLVENMVDERKGQMKAVVEEHFSKDLDTELSYVVKEGQLSKKILKLAHEKSADMILVGRKTTLAGSGVVSQRLARRASCSLTIIPETITNPKVNKLLVPIDFSDYSKDALEEAIMIAERNGGNVEIICQNVFSVPSGYHLTGKSYEEFADVMKKNAEVNYKKFIRKIDTKGLDIRPVYTVDNNDDPVEDIILKAEELDVDGIIIGAKGRTAATALFIGSMAERLIQLNEKYPLVVTRPKGKNAGILDYILEI from the coding sequence ATGTACCAAATTAAAAAACTCATCGTTTGCCTGGACCTATCTGAAATGGATGTCACGTTGGTTAAATTCGCATCGTTCATTGCTCAAATTAACCATACCAAAAAGATCTATTTCACCAATGTCATCCGTAATCTGCAAATGCCCAAAGACATTTTGCAGGAATTTCCCAACTTGGTGGAAAACATGGTGGACGAAAGAAAAGGGCAAATGAAGGCAGTGGTAGAGGAGCACTTTTCCAAGGACCTGGATACTGAACTCTCCTACGTGGTAAAAGAGGGCCAGCTTTCCAAAAAAATACTGAAACTTGCCCATGAAAAATCAGCAGACATGATTTTGGTCGGCCGGAAAACCACTTTGGCAGGTAGTGGAGTCGTTTCACAACGATTGGCTCGAAGGGCCTCTTGTTCCCTCACCATTATCCCGGAAACCATCACCAATCCCAAGGTAAACAAGCTTTTGGTGCCCATCGATTTTTCTGATTATAGCAAAGACGCGTTGGAAGAAGCCATCATGATAGCAGAACGTAATGGGGGGAATGTGGAGATCATTTGCCAAAATGTCTTCTCCGTGCCTTCAGGATATCACCTCACAGGCAAAAGTTATGAAGAGTTTGCGGATGTCATGAAGAAAAATGCGGAGGTTAATTATAAGAAATTCATTCGTAAAATCGACACCAAAGGGCTTGACATAAGACCGGTTTACACCGTCGACAATAACGATGATCCGGTGGAAGACATCATTTTAAAAGCAGAAGAACTCGATGTGGATGGAATCATCATCGGTGCCAAAGGAAGAACGGCGGCCACTGCCCTATTTATTGGCAGCATGGCCGAACGGCTTATCCAGCTGAATGAGAAATACCCCTTGGTCGTTACCAGACCGAAAGGTAAAAATGCTGGAATATTAGACTATATTTTGGAGATCTAA
- a CDS encoding Spy/CpxP family protein refolding chaperone, translated as MKKISLFLCLALISFSLLAQRKENKPGYDREKLSAAKIAFITQKLDITPDQAEQFWPLYNAFEDKRRNLLHQLRVISHLDQENLTEEKATQLIQNKIDLQQSLLDLEKSSLNKFTEVLRPKQVYLLQEADRDFVKHLYRVNRKRKTERPKR; from the coding sequence ATGAAAAAAATAAGTTTATTCCTTTGTTTGGCACTAATTTCCTTTAGCCTTTTGGCGCAGCGGAAAGAAAATAAGCCTGGGTATGACCGCGAAAAGCTATCGGCAGCTAAAATAGCCTTCATAACTCAGAAACTTGACATTACACCTGATCAGGCGGAACAATTTTGGCCGCTTTATAATGCGTTTGAAGATAAAAGACGGAATCTATTACATCAGCTTCGAGTCATTTCGCATCTGGATCAAGAAAACCTAACGGAAGAGAAAGCGACTCAACTTATCCAAAACAAGATAGATCTTCAGCAGTCTCTATTGGACTTGGAAAAATCATCTTTGAATAAATTCACTGAAGTCCTTCGTCCCAAGCAAGTATATTTACTGCAGGAGGCTGACAGGGATTTCGTAAAACACCTCTATCGTGTGAACCGGAAAAGGAAAACAGAAAGACCAAAGAGGTAA
- a CDS encoding zinc-dependent metalloprotease: MKKTLLIFAVTLILLTISRHDGFSQSTTYPTIAEFTKGMEEKPGFFPLQWDENTGKIWLAIPKNNEEILYYPSLASGLGSNDIGLDRGRLSGAHVVHFRKAGKKLLMTERNYAYRAITDNAMEQKAVEESFAESVLWGFEISAQSDTHYLVDATDFALQDAVDAASAIRRRNQGNYHVDPKRSAIYLPRTKNFPENTEIEATITLTGSGAGGYLRSVTPTAEAVTVRMHHSFVKLPDDGYTPRLFDPRAGVNAVSFYDFATPINEPIVKRYIRRHRLIKKNPGPAPSEVLTPIVYYIDPGTPEPIRSALMEGTEWWAEAFEAAGFINAFQVKLLPEDADPMDVRYNLVQWVHRSTRGWSYGGGITDPRTGEIIKGKVTLGSLRVRQDFLIAQGLIADYLETGEVNDVEMLDMALARMRQLAAHEVGHTLGLPHNYIASAHDRASVMDYPHPLVKMSDNGQIDLSDAYDSGIGEWDKAAINMAYADFPEGSDEQQEIDKLVTAYRTKELDFLSDQDARPAGSAHPSTHLWDNGADAVQELNRVMEIRQQVMNDFSEKKIKMGQPMAILEEVFVPMYLFHRYQVDAASKVIAGVNYQYTLRGDQSPSPSPVDATEQLNALDALLATVSPENLQVPAKVLALIPPRPYGYYANDRETFQGKTGLTFDPLTPPKVAAEMTLSFLFHPQRASRLVAQHAMDESLPGLSEVMAKTITTINRFDAQTAYQEEIVRIVQKTLLNQLITLYQNGQASAQARALAFSGIKSLNESLPASGTPEQMAHQTYIENVIQALEQEPITPSKMLPTAPTPDGSPIGSESYQWLAPVCDFTVH, translated from the coding sequence ATGAAAAAAACCTTACTGATTTTCGCGGTAACGCTGATCCTATTAACGATTTCCAGGCATGACGGATTTTCGCAATCCACCACTTATCCCACCATTGCTGAATTCACCAAAGGAATGGAAGAGAAGCCTGGTTTCTTTCCCCTTCAATGGGATGAAAACACCGGAAAAATATGGCTGGCCATCCCGAAAAACAACGAAGAAATCCTCTATTACCCCTCCCTGGCGTCCGGACTGGGTTCCAATGATATCGGACTGGACAGGGGACGGCTCTCTGGCGCCCACGTGGTTCATTTTCGGAAAGCAGGAAAAAAACTGTTGATGACCGAACGCAATTATGCCTATCGTGCCATTACCGACAATGCTATGGAGCAAAAAGCTGTCGAAGAATCTTTTGCTGAATCTGTTTTATGGGGATTTGAAATATCGGCCCAATCCGACACCCATTACTTGGTGGATGCAACGGATTTTGCTCTGCAAGACGCTGTGGATGCTGCTTCTGCCATTAGAAGGCGGAACCAAGGCAATTATCATGTCGACCCTAAGCGTTCCGCTATCTACCTACCACGAACCAAGAACTTTCCTGAAAACACCGAAATAGAAGCCACCATTACCCTTACCGGCAGTGGAGCAGGAGGTTATTTGCGCAGTGTCACTCCGACTGCAGAGGCGGTGACAGTACGGATGCACCACTCTTTCGTCAAACTTCCCGATGATGGGTATACTCCTCGCCTCTTTGACCCTCGGGCAGGGGTAAATGCTGTCAGCTTTTACGATTTCGCCACCCCCATTAACGAGCCCATTGTCAAAAGATATATCAGAAGGCACCGACTCATCAAAAAAAATCCTGGCCCCGCACCAAGTGAAGTCTTAACCCCGATCGTTTATTATATCGACCCGGGGACCCCTGAGCCTATTCGTTCGGCCCTCATGGAAGGTACGGAATGGTGGGCGGAAGCATTTGAGGCAGCTGGATTTATCAATGCTTTTCAGGTAAAACTCCTCCCCGAGGATGCAGACCCGATGGATGTACGCTATAACCTCGTCCAATGGGTACATCGGTCCACAAGAGGCTGGTCTTATGGGGGCGGCATTACCGATCCAAGGACAGGTGAGATCATCAAGGGAAAAGTAACGCTAGGCTCTCTTCGTGTCCGCCAAGATTTTCTCATTGCACAAGGGCTGATTGCAGATTATTTGGAAACAGGAGAAGTCAATGACGTGGAAATGCTCGACATGGCCTTGGCCAGAATGCGCCAACTCGCTGCGCATGAAGTCGGTCATACTCTTGGCCTACCGCATAATTACATTGCCAGTGCCCATGACAGGGCATCCGTGATGGATTACCCCCATCCCTTAGTGAAAATGAGCGATAACGGCCAAATAGATCTCTCAGATGCCTATGACTCCGGCATTGGCGAATGGGACAAGGCAGCGATCAATATGGCCTATGCGGATTTTCCGGAAGGAAGCGATGAGCAGCAAGAAATCGACAAGTTAGTAACTGCCTACCGTACCAAAGAACTGGACTTTCTTTCGGACCAAGATGCCCGGCCTGCGGGAAGTGCCCATCCTTCCACACACCTGTGGGACAATGGCGCCGATGCCGTCCAAGAACTTAACCGGGTTATGGAAATCAGACAACAAGTCATGAATGATTTTAGTGAAAAGAAAATCAAAATGGGCCAACCCATGGCGATCTTGGAAGAAGTATTTGTGCCGATGTACCTGTTTCACCGCTATCAGGTAGATGCTGCTTCCAAGGTGATTGCCGGGGTAAACTACCAATATACCCTTCGCGGTGACCAAAGCCCTTCACCATCTCCTGTGGATGCTACCGAACAGTTGAACGCGCTGGATGCCCTTTTGGCTACCGTGAGCCCTGAAAACCTCCAAGTACCGGCCAAAGTGCTGGCCCTCATTCCTCCACGGCCTTATGGGTATTATGCTAATGACAGGGAAACATTCCAAGGGAAGACTGGGTTGACTTTTGACCCGCTTACACCTCCCAAAGTGGCCGCAGAGATGACCCTTTCGTTCTTGTTTCATCCCCAGCGGGCAAGCAGGTTGGTGGCCCAGCATGCCATGGATGAATCATTACCGGGACTTTCCGAGGTGATGGCCAAAACCATCACAACCATCAACCGCTTCGATGCCCAAACCGCTTATCAAGAAGAAATTGTCCGCATCGTCCAAAAAACACTTCTAAATCAGCTTATCACGCTCTACCAAAATGGCCAAGCCTCAGCACAGGCAAGGGCCCTGGCCTTTTCTGGCATCAAATCGCTAAATGAAAGCCTTCCTGCCAGTGGCACGCCTGAACAGATGGCGCATCAAACCTATATCGAGAACGTTATCCAGGCATTGGAGCAAGAGCCGATCACCCCGTCGAAGATGCTTCCTACTGCCCCAACACCCGATGGTTCTCCCATTGGCTCGGAGAGCTACCAATGGCTTGCACCGGTTTGTGATTTCACCGTACATTAA
- a CDS encoding DUF4920 domain-containing protein, whose product MKMKVPVLLVLLLTFSFFACDDAKKVQETTGETASEDGVSGTYGAPLSEDGMFSLTHMLETLKSEEKFEGKISGEIDEVCVKKGCWLTMDLPNGESMRVTFKDYGFFVPKNAHGYPVVLEGEAVKVVTDVASLRHYAQDGGASAEEIENITEPKEEYTFVATGVLIQ is encoded by the coding sequence ATGAAAATGAAGGTTCCTGTGCTTTTGGTACTCCTTTTAACTTTTTCTTTTTTTGCTTGCGACGATGCAAAAAAAGTCCAAGAAACCACTGGGGAGACGGCAAGTGAAGACGGGGTTTCTGGCACTTACGGTGCACCCCTTAGTGAGGATGGAATGTTTTCCCTCACGCATATGTTGGAGACGTTAAAGTCAGAGGAGAAATTTGAGGGAAAGATCAGTGGTGAAATCGACGAGGTCTGTGTGAAAAAAGGATGTTGGTTGACGATGGACTTGCCAAATGGGGAGTCAATGCGGGTGACGTTTAAAGATTATGGCTTTTTTGTGCCTAAAAATGCCCATGGATATCCAGTGGTGCTTGAAGGAGAAGCGGTGAAAGTCGTTACCGATGTGGCTTCTTTGAGGCATTATGCCCAGGATGGGGGTGCATCAGCTGAAGAAATAGAGAATATTACTGAACCGAAAGAAGAGTATACTTTTGTTGCGACAGGAGTTTTGATTCAATAG
- a CDS encoding glycoside hydrolase family 2 protein, with protein MKKSLLLGAGLLLAQSFVWAQDGNWKPAEGKIMTSWAEEVDPANVHQEYPRPQLVREDNWQNLNGLWQYKIQAKGEEAPSSFDGEILVPFAVESALSGVGERVGAEKELWYKTTFDAKKSSRERVLLHFGAVDWEAEVFVNGQSVGIHKGGYAPFSFDITDALEGRKDNELVVRVWDPSNDGPQPRGKQIKNPHGIWYTPVTGIWQTVWTENVPTSYIANTKNTPDVDAGTLTVETEIENAESGQMVQVKAFADGQVVAEEKVEAGQPAVLHIDNPQLWEPGNPFLYDLEVSLVKGNRVVDATESYAAMRKVSMELDENGVQRMLVNDKFIFQYGPLDQGWWPDGLYTAPNEEALLFDIVKTQEMGFNMIRKHVKVEPARWYYHCDRLGMLVWQDMPSGDMGNQWNPRPGIVGVGTERDRTPESEQIFRNEWKEIMDDFHNFPSIIVWVPFNEAWGQFKTEEIVKWTMDYDPSRLVNGASGGNFFPVGQIMDLHNYPEPAMPNPKFFGKDMVITLGEFGGLGLPVEGHTWQEKDNWGYQSFKSVEDLENRYAEMMSSLAKLIPRGLSAAVYTQTTDVEVETNGLMTYDRKVIKLTPEFLKKVHEQLYDAR; from the coding sequence ATGAAAAAGTCACTATTGCTTGGTGCAGGATTGCTTTTGGCCCAGTCATTTGTGTGGGCGCAAGATGGCAATTGGAAACCAGCTGAAGGAAAGATCATGACCTCCTGGGCGGAGGAAGTGGACCCAGCGAATGTCCATCAAGAGTATCCTCGGCCACAATTGGTCCGGGAGGATAATTGGCAAAACTTAAACGGCTTATGGCAGTATAAAATCCAGGCAAAAGGGGAGGAAGCACCTTCTTCCTTTGATGGGGAGATTTTGGTGCCGTTTGCTGTGGAGTCGGCCCTTTCCGGAGTTGGCGAACGTGTAGGAGCAGAAAAGGAATTGTGGTACAAAACCACGTTTGATGCGAAAAAATCCAGTAGAGAACGCGTATTGCTTCATTTTGGAGCGGTTGACTGGGAAGCAGAAGTGTTTGTGAATGGCCAGTCTGTGGGCATCCATAAAGGTGGCTATGCCCCGTTCTCTTTTGACATCACCGATGCACTGGAAGGCAGAAAGGACAATGAGCTGGTGGTAAGGGTATGGGATCCCTCAAATGATGGCCCACAGCCTAGGGGGAAGCAAATTAAGAATCCCCATGGCATTTGGTATACTCCGGTAACCGGGATTTGGCAGACTGTTTGGACGGAAAATGTGCCTACCAGTTATATCGCCAATACTAAAAATACACCGGATGTAGATGCCGGAACCCTTACCGTGGAGACGGAAATTGAAAATGCGGAATCAGGCCAGATGGTTCAGGTGAAGGCTTTTGCTGATGGGCAAGTGGTGGCTGAAGAAAAAGTGGAAGCGGGGCAGCCTGCAGTACTGCACATTGACAATCCCCAACTGTGGGAGCCAGGAAATCCTTTCTTGTACGACCTGGAGGTGAGTTTGGTAAAAGGTAATCGAGTGGTGGATGCCACGGAGAGCTATGCTGCCATGAGAAAAGTGAGCATGGAGCTCGATGAAAATGGCGTTCAGCGCATGTTGGTAAATGATAAGTTCATTTTCCAATACGGCCCACTGGATCAAGGATGGTGGCCTGATGGGCTTTATACGGCTCCTAATGAAGAGGCCTTGTTGTTTGATATTGTCAAAACACAGGAGATGGGCTTTAACATGATCCGTAAGCACGTAAAAGTGGAGCCTGCTCGATGGTATTACCACTGTGATAGGCTGGGCATGTTGGTGTGGCAGGATATGCCTAGTGGAGACATGGGCAATCAGTGGAATCCACGTCCGGGAATCGTGGGAGTAGGAACAGAAAGGGACAGAACTCCTGAGTCGGAACAAATCTTCAGAAATGAATGGAAAGAGATCATGGATGATTTCCATAATTTTCCCTCCATCATTGTTTGGGTGCCATTTAACGAAGCTTGGGGGCAATTTAAAACCGAAGAGATCGTAAAGTGGACCATGGACTATGATCCTAGCCGTTTGGTAAATGGAGCCAGTGGTGGAAATTTCTTCCCTGTCGGTCAAATAATGGATTTGCACAATTATCCAGAACCAGCCATGCCTAATCCTAAATTTTTCGGCAAGGACATGGTCATTACGCTTGGGGAATTTGGTGGACTGGGATTACCTGTCGAAGGCCATACCTGGCAAGAAAAAGATAACTGGGGCTATCAAAGCTTTAAGTCTGTGGAGGACCTTGAAAATCGCTATGCCGAGATGATGAGTTCACTTGCTAAATTGATCCCGAGGGGACTTTCAGCTGCAGTTTACACCCAAACTACCGATGTGGAAGTGGAGACCAACGGATTGATGACCTATGACCGAAAGGTGATTAAGTTGACTCCGGAGTTCTTGAAAAAAGTACACGAACAGCTGTACGATGCAAGATAA
- a CDS encoding beta-L-arabinofuranosidase domain-containing protein, translating to MTQYLKPKILTSAVLLALLFSCGKGEQATEVSVVQRMDTTATNTHYISNRAPLKPSALIKLPVGSVKPEGFLKEYLLRQKNGLTGHLGEISAWLQKEDNAWLSKDGEGDWGWEEVPYWLKGYANIGYLLEDQQMIDEAKIWLEGTINSQRADGNFGPKHFEGENQDFWANMIMLYCLQSYYEYSQDDRVIDLMTQYFKFQLTVPDEHFLTGYWQKLRGGDNLHSVFWLYNRTGAPFLLELAEKIHRNTSDWVGRDHDLEAIHNYYEVRDGGEVPDWYRDLIDWHNVNHAQAFREPAQYYLLSHEPKHLRATYDNFDIIREHFGQVPGGMFGSDENARPGYADPRQGIETCGMVEQLNSNEHLLRITGDPFWADHAEEVAYNTYPAAVMPDFKSLHYITSPNMVLLDAENHAPGIANSGPFLMMNPFSSRCCQHNHAQGWPYLVENLWMATPDNGVVAAIYGPSTVKAKVGDGQEVTIQEKTQYPFRGQLEFTIGTAKPTKFPLYLRIPAWTTGATVRINGETLKEHVTGAGYLKLNREWTSGDKVTLTLGMELQVKTWEKNSNSFSVSYGPLTYSLLIGEDYIRKESDETAIWDSKWQEGVDTKKWPSWEVRPTTDWNYTLVLDKDNPAASLEVEERPWPENDFPFTPDNVPVLIKAKGKQIPQWTLDQYGLVGELKDLPASSDQPVTDVTLIPMGAARLRITAFPNVK from the coding sequence ATGACTCAATACTTAAAACCCAAAATACTTACCAGTGCAGTGCTGCTTGCTCTACTCTTTTCGTGTGGAAAGGGAGAGCAGGCCACTGAAGTATCGGTAGTGCAGCGAATGGATACTACCGCTACCAACACACATTATATCAGTAATCGGGCCCCGCTAAAGCCCAGTGCCTTGATCAAATTGCCTGTAGGCTCGGTAAAGCCTGAAGGGTTTCTGAAGGAATACCTGCTGCGCCAAAAGAATGGTCTGACGGGGCATCTTGGGGAAATCAGTGCTTGGCTACAAAAAGAGGACAACGCTTGGCTTAGTAAGGACGGTGAAGGCGATTGGGGCTGGGAAGAAGTACCATATTGGCTAAAGGGATATGCAAACATTGGGTATTTGTTGGAGGACCAGCAGATGATCGACGAGGCCAAAATTTGGTTAGAAGGCACCATAAACAGTCAGCGTGCAGATGGTAATTTTGGCCCCAAGCATTTTGAAGGTGAAAACCAAGATTTTTGGGCCAATATGATCATGCTTTACTGTCTCCAGTCTTACTATGAATATTCCCAAGACGATCGTGTGATTGATTTGATGACCCAGTATTTTAAGTTTCAGCTTACCGTACCCGATGAGCATTTTCTCACCGGATATTGGCAAAAGCTTCGTGGTGGCGATAATCTACACAGTGTTTTTTGGCTGTATAATAGGACTGGAGCGCCCTTTTTACTTGAGTTGGCAGAAAAAATCCACCGGAACACTTCCGATTGGGTAGGAAGAGACCATGACCTAGAGGCTATTCATAACTACTACGAAGTACGTGATGGAGGAGAAGTCCCTGACTGGTACCGTGACCTGATCGATTGGCACAATGTGAATCACGCACAGGCTTTCAGGGAACCTGCCCAATACTATTTGCTCAGCCATGAACCAAAGCATTTGAGGGCTACATATGATAATTTTGATATTATCCGGGAGCATTTTGGCCAAGTGCCAGGAGGGATGTTTGGTAGTGATGAAAATGCCCGTCCAGGCTATGCGGATCCTCGTCAAGGAATCGAAACTTGCGGTATGGTGGAGCAGCTGAATTCCAATGAGCATTTACTGCGTATTACCGGAGATCCATTCTGGGCTGATCATGCCGAGGAGGTCGCCTACAATACTTACCCTGCTGCAGTGATGCCTGATTTCAAGTCCTTACACTACATTACCTCGCCAAACATGGTTTTGCTGGATGCTGAAAACCACGCGCCTGGCATTGCCAATAGTGGCCCTTTTTTAATGATGAACCCCTTCAGTTCCCGCTGCTGCCAGCATAATCATGCACAGGGGTGGCCTTATCTAGTAGAGAACCTTTGGATGGCAACCCCGGATAATGGAGTCGTTGCAGCGATCTATGGCCCCAGTACTGTGAAGGCTAAAGTTGGCGATGGGCAGGAAGTGACCATTCAGGAAAAGACCCAATACCCTTTTCGTGGGCAATTGGAGTTTACGATCGGAACGGCAAAGCCTACGAAGTTTCCGCTTTATTTGCGTATTCCAGCGTGGACCACTGGTGCTACAGTACGTATTAATGGGGAGACCCTGAAAGAACATGTTACGGGAGCTGGATATCTTAAACTGAATCGTGAATGGACATCAGGTGATAAGGTAACCTTGACCTTGGGCATGGAGCTTCAGGTGAAGACGTGGGAGAAAAACAGCAATAGTTTTAGTGTAAGTTATGGACCATTGACCTATTCACTTTTGATCGGAGAGGATTATATCCGAAAAGAAAGTGATGAAACGGCCATTTGGGATTCCAAATGGCAAGAAGGGGTGGACACCAAAAAATGGCCATCTTGGGAGGTGCGTCCGACGACCGATTGGAATTATACTTTGGTATTGGATAAGGATAATCCTGCCGCTTCACTGGAAGTAGAAGAGCGCCCTTGGCCTGAGAATGATTTTCCGTTTACGCCTGATAATGTGCCTGTTTTGATCAAGGCAAAAGGAAAGCAAATCCCACAATGGACACTAGACCAATACGGATTGGTGGGAGAATTGAAGGATTTACCGGCCAGTTCCGATCAGCCGGTCACTGACGTTACGCTCATCCCAATGGGGGCAGCGCGGCTACGTATCACGGCATTTCCCAATGTTAAATAA
- the serA gene encoding phosphoglycerate dehydrogenase — MTTDKKFIIDFDSTFTQVEALDILGEISLRNDPKRDEKLQAIKDITDLGMEGKLNLRESLERRIEILQANKSQIAELIDALKQKVSKSFQRNREFFQENAENIYILSNGFKDFITPVVAAYGLKEENVFANDFIYDEAGNIIDLNKENLLSNNNGKPATIKSLKLEGDVYVIGDGYTDYEIKASGLANKFYAFTENINRPKVSSKADHIAPSLDEILYVNKMNKKFSYPKSRINVLLLENVHPIGVEIMKQEGYNVEVVSSAMSEEELCEKIKNVSIIGIRSKTQITKKVLENANRLMAVGAFCIGTNQIDLETCQEKGIAVFNAPFSNTRSVVELAISEIIFLMRNLHDKTLKMHQGIWNKSASGSFEVRGKKLGIIGYGNIGAQLSVLAENMGMNVFYYDIVERLALGNATKIDSLDELLETCDIISLHVDGRTENKNILNKEKIFKMKKGAILVNLSRGHVVDVPALRDALESGHLAGAAVDVFPTEPKNNDEPFESELIGCPNTILTPHIGGSTLEAQENIAQFVPGKIIEYINSGNTFNSVNFPNIQLPFLKDAHRLIHIHQNAPGVLAKINQVLASYKINIVGQYLKTNEKIGYVITDIDKRYSNDVIDALKEIEGTIRFRILY, encoded by the coding sequence ATGACCACTGATAAAAAGTTTATCATCGATTTTGACAGTACCTTTACGCAGGTAGAAGCGTTGGATATTTTGGGAGAGATCAGCTTGAGAAATGATCCCAAAAGAGATGAAAAATTGCAAGCCATCAAGGACATCACGGACTTGGGCATGGAAGGGAAATTGAATCTGCGCGAAAGCTTGGAAAGGAGAATCGAAATCCTTCAAGCCAACAAATCGCAAATCGCAGAGCTTATAGATGCGCTTAAGCAAAAGGTGTCCAAATCTTTTCAGCGAAACCGGGAGTTTTTCCAAGAAAATGCTGAAAACATCTATATCCTGTCCAATGGCTTTAAGGATTTTATCACCCCGGTGGTGGCTGCTTATGGCCTGAAGGAGGAAAATGTATTTGCCAATGATTTTATCTATGATGAAGCAGGCAATATCATTGACCTTAACAAGGAAAACCTCCTATCCAATAATAACGGCAAGCCCGCCACTATCAAAAGCTTAAAGCTAGAAGGTGACGTCTATGTCATTGGTGATGGTTATACAGATTATGAGATCAAGGCTTCTGGATTGGCCAATAAATTTTACGCATTTACCGAAAATATCAATAGACCTAAGGTTTCATCAAAAGCGGACCATATTGCTCCCAGTCTGGATGAAATTTTGTATGTTAATAAAATGAACAAAAAATTCAGCTATCCAAAAAGCAGAATAAACGTGCTTCTATTGGAAAATGTCCACCCTATCGGTGTGGAAATCATGAAGCAAGAAGGCTACAACGTGGAAGTGGTAAGTTCTGCTATGTCCGAAGAGGAATTGTGTGAGAAGATAAAGAATGTCTCTATTATAGGCATCCGTTCCAAAACACAGATCACCAAAAAGGTCCTTGAAAATGCCAACAGGCTGATGGCTGTCGGCGCCTTCTGCATCGGCACCAACCAAATCGACCTGGAAACCTGTCAGGAAAAGGGCATCGCGGTTTTCAACGCCCCTTTTAGCAATACTCGTTCTGTGGTGGAACTGGCCATATCGGAAATCATCTTCCTGATGCGAAACCTCCATGACAAAACCTTAAAAATGCACCAAGGGATCTGGAACAAGTCTGCTTCTGGAAGCTTTGAAGTGAGGGGCAAAAAGCTAGGTATCATTGGTTATGGAAACATTGGCGCCCAGCTTTCAGTGTTGGCTGAAAACATGGGTATGAATGTTTTCTATTACGACATCGTAGAACGTTTGGCCCTCGGAAATGCCACTAAAATAGACTCACTGGACGAGTTGCTGGAAACCTGTGATATCATCTCGCTCCATGTGGATGGCAGAACAGAAAATAAAAACATCTTGAACAAAGAAAAAATCTTCAAGATGAAAAAAGGTGCCATTCTGGTCAACCTTAGCCGCGGCCATGTAGTGGATGTTCCCGCCCTTAGGGATGCACTGGAAAGTGGCCATTTGGCAGGTGCTGCGGTGGACGTGTTCCCGACAGAACCCAAGAACAATGATGAGCCGTTTGAATCCGAATTGATCGGTTGCCCAAACACCATCCTAACGCCACATATCGGTGGCAGTACCTTGGAGGCCCAAGAAAACATTGCCCAGTTCGTACCAGGTAAAATCATCGAATATATCAATAGTGGGAATACGTTTAACAGCGTAAACTTCCCCAATATCCAGTTGCCATTCCTAAAGGACGCTCACCGCTTGATTCATATCCACCAAAACGCTCCTGGGGTATTGGCAAAAATCAATCAGGTACTCGCCAGCTATAAAATCAACATTGTCGGCCAATACCTGAAAACAAACGAAAAGATCGGATATGTCATTACGGACATTGACAAGCGTTATTCAAATGATGTCATCGATGCACTAAAAGAGATCGAAGGGACTATCCGTTTCAGAATTCTCTATTAA